GCGTCTCGATGGCGTGCACACGCCCCATTGGTGCGTGTCCTCACGCTCTGATGATGCACACAGAAGCAAGAATGTGCACCGCACGCTCCTCGAAGTGCAGTTTCTGTCTTTGAGGAATAGAGCAGCACCAGAGGCACGGAGAGCGAAAAGGTTCATTGCGAACACGTCCACATACAGAAAATAAGCCTTATAAGGGCAAAAGGTTTCAGTatatcacaggtgtgatcatgtagcGTTATCTGACAAGTTCCAGAAGGATGTCCGGACATTGCAGTCCCAATTTAATTCTGCTTAATTGTTGTCAAGGTGGGGGAGGGcactgtggtgcagcgggtttgaccgggtcctgctctctggcaggtctggggttcgagtcctgcttggggtgccttgtgatggactggcgtcccatcctgggtgtgtcccctcccactccggccttatgccctgtgttgctgggttaatctccggctccctgcgaccccagttgggagaagcagcttcagacaatgtgtgtgttgtcgAGGTCAAATGCTCATTTTTCtagcagaagaaaattaaatactttgATCATCCATATATTTACAGAGCAAACTTCATTTGTAAATTAACTTCATttgtgaaccacacacacacactggctgaaaccgcttgcctcGAGCAGGGTcccggtgagccagagcctatcccggcaacacagggcgtaaggctgggggggatatggcaataaaatacattaccTTGTCAGACAGGCAGTACCATGTCTCAAATTATGGCGCAATTAGCAGTAATCGAGGGTAATATTTCAGAATTTGCATTTATCTCATGTAAAACTGTTATATCAGTTTCACACTAGCAAATGCAAACTGTCAGTCGCTGTTGATAAAAGCTTTTTTAGTACAGGATTGCGGTGCTTTAGAGCTTGTCCGGGAGGAATAGGGCACTAAGCTAGGCAGGATACATCCTGGACTGAAGGACAGTCTATTTCAGGGTAAccgcacagacagacacacacacacacacacacaaagtcaccAATCTGCTTGAAATATGAGTTTGAACAGCGTGCaaggaaatccacatgaacGCAGGGAGTACTTGCTACCTCCACACGCTGCACAACAGGGACCGAACCTAAACCCACGTTAAGCTGTGTGCCGCCTCGGTGTCTAAAATGCAAATTCTAAGGCAACATTACATTTTGTCACGGAATAACTATTTTTAGCGTGTAATACGAAAAGGGAGTGCGtttgtacatttctgaaagGATGAAAAGAgcacaatttaatttttgaaggGGCGGCTGTCGTGTTACTCTTGAGCCGGACGCTTGAACTGAACCGGATCTGAAGTATTTGGCTCTGTGACTgagtaaaaatgtcaaattgcTGCTTTGAGTAAAAGCATCTGCTCGGTAGTGACAGTCTTGGTGGAGTCAGCAATCTTTttcttcgtgtgtgtgtgtgtgtgtgtgtgtgtgtgtgtgtgtgtgtgtgcgttaaAGAGATGGTGTGTATCTGAGCATGACAGTACACATAACACAGAAGGATTTGACCATGAAGCTGTATGATTGATTACATCATTGTGTTTACTTATaaggacattattattatttattattattatttttttttttttttatagagtgctcttctcacgcagtgacacagagcactttaacacagacataaggcaagaaaaacaaatacaaacagagaagacggtcaactgatggctaccataatgaagaacttattatagagctataagtatacctactggccaccggggaaaggaacaaaaactcccaactgaaggctgagggaggagaaaaacctctgggggtccacaggccagtggtagcccacccctcctgggcattctagaaaataacaatttgtaagccagtgtttaacaagtaattataatgttggtaaatggcatcttggatccccgactcggcatggaacgtctcgatcgtcacggcagatggacatcaccctctgtcagcatgggattcgtctgtcaccgccggccggcctcctcaggccttatgtagcgaggtagtgctcaacgagaagataggacagagttagtaatttgttacttaagtaaatttaatatgcatttttataaaggtgataaaaaacaaccaaggcaggtgaaattacattacaaggtggaatgcctgagtgaacatataagtcttaagtcgggatttgaaaacagaaatagacggggcatttctgacagtaactggtagactattccacagtttaggtgctctataaataaaggtgcaacctcctactgaggtcttattgatcacaggtactttaaggtaagctgcatctaatgaacggagatatcgtcctgggatataaagattaatgatctcacaaaggtaaaccggagcaatgccatgtattgccttataggtcaaaagtaggattttataatcaactctataagagaccgggagccagtGCAAGGAtttgcaaggatttaagtacatGTTGAAgaataattgaaaaaagaacacaaaaaagatgtataatttgttttaaaacaaaaagtaattgAACTAAAGAGGAAAAGATTGTGTTTTCCGGTATTACTGGGGTAGAATAGGGAATCGTTGATTATGTTAAAGCGAGAGTTAATGTGAATTGCCCACAAGATAAGGTAAATGTGCGGATGATCGAGAACAAATCGACTGTCCAACATGCTTCGTGTGATAAGGCCTCCCCAAAAGTTTATAAAACTATTAAATATATACCTATCATTAATACTATAAATGTCATTGACTCACATGATAATACAGTGATAGGCACACACTTCAATACACAGACACTTAAATAAAATGCTATAAAATCAATAATAGTTTCTCAGTTTAAATGCTGAAGTTTCAGTACATCTTTTGCGATCGTCTTTACACGTGTGGTCCTTTAACCACTTCATGATCATGCTAGTGGCCTTTGGTTGGACACCCCTGTTTTCTgtacccgtgtgtgtgtgtgtgtgtgagtgtgagagagagagagagagcactggAGGAGAGAGTGGCAGACAGATAGCAGATCGTCCAGGTAATGTGAGTTCTCCTGCAGATCAGATGACCTATCAAAGATCAGACCTTCCATTGTGTGTCACTATTTCTGTCCCCCTCTCGCTTCTCACACCATCCCCACGAGCTCCCCGCACACACGCTGCCTGCATTATTTACTTGCACAAATTTTCATAATTCCACACTTTTGTCAACGCTGTTCAGCCGTTGTTCCGTTCACTTGCACCTTCCAATATTTAGGATCTGGCTCCTTGTCTGTTGTTGTGGAGCTAATTCGGGTGCGGTGGGTGAGGCTTCGGCTCCTTGATTCCGCTTAACCTCGGCTCTCCCTTCCCCTCTTATTTCCCTCTCTATGCCACTTTTCCCAGTGAAAAAGATGGAGTCGGCCATTTCGACGATAGTGAAGGTCTACATGAAATCATCCAAGGGCAAGGGAAGCCTGGGAGACAAGGACTTCCAGAAACTCGTCAAGTCTCAGCTGAGCAACATCATGATGGTTCGAGTCTTTTATTCCAGTTTGTTAAATCCGGGGAGCTGAGCTATCGGTGTCAATACTGAGCTTTTCTGCGCCGATCTGGTGTTTTAGCTGTTCCTCACCGAACTGATGAGACCAGAACGGTCGGCGAAACGACGGATCGTTGCAAAAAATGTGGCCGTTATTACGAGCACTGAATTCCACAGCTCGTGGGCCACAATTCTTGTGGCAGCCATTGGAGTTCTGGAGTTGAATTCTTTCAGCAGAAGTATGAGTAATGCTCTGCAGAGCTTATTCGTGACATTCGTACCATGATTTCACTCTGAGTAGTGCCCTATATTACAGGGCACCTCAGAAAGAGgtggcagctggtggtgtagtggtttgagctgctgtctttggaccccaaggttgcaggtttgagtttcacctccagttgcagtaccattgagcaaggtacttcccctaaattgctccagtaaaataactcagctgtaaaaatggataaatgattgcaagtcgttttggagaaaagtgtcggttaaattaataaatttaaatgtaaagacCAGATCCGCTGCAGCCTGTGTCCCCTCTGGAGCCAAAGATGTCAACCGCCCCGTCACAGCTGTGCCCTGTGCTGATGATGTCATCTGTGTTGTTTCCAGGGCACCGAGAACTCGGAGGCCATTAAAGAGATGCGCAAGGGACTGGATGCCAACCAGGATAACAAGGTCAGCTTTGAGGAATTCATGCAGTTGATGGGCTACCTGGCCAACGCCCTGAGCCAACAACGCACCCTTGGCAAGGAAGCGGTGCAAGAAGAGGAACAGGAGGCAGCCCCGTAGATGGCCAAACGCATACACAGTATACTTGCAGCATTCcgaatgaatacacacacacacacacacacacacacacacattcactcgaCACATCACTCGTTATGCACACACACCACGAGACCCATCCCTCAGCGTAAGCACAGACAGCGGGACACACTGCATGCAGTGCGTACACCTTGAGACTCAAAACTCACTCGAGGGTGCGCTTTACGACCATACGCCCCGCAACCCACCACAGTAAACTAGGGTACACCGCACAGCGCGTTCAACTAACAAACTGATAAACACACTTCATTCTGGTCTCCGCCACGACACAAGGCAGCTTGCAGCGTACACTTCCACTTCCTTCTCGTATTATCGAATAATCACCGCGTACGGCAATACCTTAAACATTCTTTACCGCTTTGTAATAATCCCATATCACCATGTTATTTTACTCCCTATACTGCACAATATTGAGCGGCTCCTGAGGTTTTACGGGACGCACTTCTATCGATACTTGCATGGCTGTTTTTATAATCTGCAGGCATTAGTTTGATCACCCTTACGGCCGCAGCTACATTCTCGCACCAGTGTGGCGATTGCTTTGGAGTCCACACCTGGGCAACTACCTGCTGGCAATGCTGGCGTTGACTTCTGCATGGCTAGAGCCACCTTGTGCCACCACCCCCATTGACACCTGTGTGGCTGCAAACACCTGCTGACAGCCCCACCGTTGACACAAGTGTGTACGCGTCAACCTGACGGTACACCCTGCGCACTTTTAGACGCCTTTCAATTAGCCGCGGGTGAAGACTCGGAATATCAGGTGTATGACATCCCATCCACGTAAGGGACTGTGGTAAATTATTCAAAAGAGAGATGGAATGAACACCAGGAACCCCATGTCCTGCAGACCTGGGTATGCCTTCATGTACTGGGATTTGATGCCAGGACGTGTCCGCCTTGCTTCAGGGCTGACACACATTCTCCCATCAGCTACCGGCCCCTAGAGACCCAGTCACAGAGCACATCTGAGCGAAACATGATGCTTTAGAGGACCACCTATACCACACCTGTACGGGTCGGGTGACACTTAGAAAACTGGACATGCACCCATCAAGTTGCACATTCAAGTCCATGGATGAGCCTGCAGTTGTACCTGTGCGAAAAGCACTAAACCTGTACTCTTACAGATTGATATCCTAGTAAACGGATACCAAGTGTAAAAGTATGAAATAATAACCTGAGCCTTCCAAGCAAATAAACAACGATTCTGGGATTGATTTGTATTATTTCTGCCACTACTTTTCACATACAGAACTATTTAGAAAACgacagaacacaaataaagtgTAAAGTAGAGGGTTTTGTTGCTGATATTCACCTTAGTGTTGTACCATGTACGTACCGTGAAAAGGAACTGAAAtaagttttttaaattgtgagcTCGGtaatattacaaataataaGCTTTTATGACGCCGGTTATGATCGCCACACGATTATTAATAGACTTTCATCAGATTCTGCCACGGGTTTGGCCATGAAGGAGGGCGGTTTAACAAACGTGTCGCAAATTTCATTTACAGCATATCAGCAGTAAGCCTTGgaagaaattattatttgtgGAAATGACTGTGCATTTTGAACACATTAGACTGCAAGGTCTATTCTGGGAGACCAAACCTGTCTTCCGCTCTAAGTGTAAAGGTATAACTTCAACTAGAGAccaggaaaataaattatagaGATGACTAAATCCAGGGAATAGAGGCAATAACTCCAGTACAGAGCAAAATACGTGGTGTTTGTGTGATTTACAAAGCATGTAGgagaagtaaaaaataaaatctcatgGACTCGTCTATGAGCCCCTACAGACATAGCTctgattttattaattcatattcGTTTGACACATTAGTTCAAAGCAGCTGAGAATACCAGATGCACGAATCCATATCTGCTCCTCCACACAGCAGAACAGTGTgtttcacacactcacacattagAGTCCCTAACTCACTTGAAGCCCCTcttggaaaccagagcaccttggggagaacacgcaaactaaacacagactgagcgagatATGAACCCATATCCAACCCCACAgtccaggaactgtgaggcacctaAGCTGCTCGTGCTGCCGAGTAACTTTTTCTCCATAAAGCTGCAGTGTGGTGGTATCGTAATAAAACATCAGGTCTCTATGTAATACcatttaaattctttatttaaaggtgtttttattgtgtaCTCAACTGAACGTGGTCCCTCCCATCCTCTACATTTTCACTGTTGGTAAACAACTGCACACCTCCTCTTGGACGATACCAACACTAGTCAGACttacaaatgaggaaaaatccAGAAGCATCATGTATCAGTTGAGCTGTTTGGCTCATAGGCTGTGTTGTATCTGTTTTCAGATTAAATCCGTTTATATCTGAACACCAGATGACAAAATTATGACTGACGCCGAAAACACCTCTTGCATCGTAACCAGCTGTTACgttgaaataatttaaagttaatttttgatcaaaattattttatggaACTTCAGATGTTAAATACTGCAAAGAAGCGTGGTAAATCAAGCAGAAAATTGAAGGATGTTGAGATTTCAGGTTTTTGTGCTAAATGACAAGCAGAAATATCTTTAAACAGGCATGTCaggtgggtaaaaaaaaatgtaaaaatatgagcTCAAGCAACTCATCATAAGAacttttcttgcttttctgaGAAATAGAGGCTGCAACAAACACACCTCTACAGCTACACAACAATGTGTTGGTGTTagtgttagttttttttaaaaaagctttaaaagtaTTGgggtatttatttatcaatttaattATTGATAATGTGGTTTAAATATGTTATCATTAGTGTTCTACGCTCAAAGCGAAGGACTGTTTTCATCGCAGCACAAGGAGGCACATCTGTCATTTTCTATACATTTCCATACTGAATTGAGTCGAACTCAAGACTTTATCATCATTGTAATGCTGtgcaaaacaattaaattataaattatatgttGTGCAGCATGGAGACCAACAGTTGTGTGCAACACAAGAGTGCAGAGACTGGTTATTGTGAAGCACCGCAATGAGGGGCTCATTGAGACCTCTGTACCAAGGAACATTCCCATGTTGTCCATCATGTTGCTATGGAGCTGTACAGACACACATCGCTGCGGTGTAAAAAACCATGGAAATCCGTGAGAACGTGGAAATGTGCCCCCGCGCCCACAATGGTGTGAAATGTAAGGACGATATCCTAAGAAGGTGATGATAGTCACTTATCTGTTCTTCTGGGTGCTTTTGTTCCCTGTCTTAAACCTCTTGATTCATTTACAGTCTTGACTGAATCCCATCAcactgcatttctttttttatttattttattccattttatttttagtagttTCATGGCCAGCACTCAGTCACAGGAACATAGAGGCATAAACATCACAAAATTGCAAATATATCTACATGTATAAAACAAGGGCAGAAGGTTAAAAGGCTTCAATACAGGAGGCCCCCGATttgcgattttttcgactttacgatggtgagctggcgagagacattcagtagaaaccatactttgaattttgattttttttcccgggcaagcgatatgcggagcgataatCTCTTTCGATGccgggcagcggcagcgatccacatctcccagtctgtcgcttatgattttttcgacttatgatgggtttcgtggaacgtaaccccatcgtaaatcgaggaccacctgtatgtgaGAGGTGTGTTCCCACAACATTGTCTGATAAGTTCTAGCTGTCCAGACATCCCAGAATACCTTTGAATTGTCATAGAaatcaaatataaatttttgtggcataaataaattaaacacttcagtcatccacatatttgcAGAGGGAACCTCAGATTTCaggtaaataagtaagtaaggcTAACCAGCCTAtgtttcatcaaaaaaaaaaaaaaagattttgggTTGTGGTTTGATGCTGAAAAGGATGGAGACAAACTTTTTGCTAGGGGTTTTTTGAAGGGTTCTGCAAAGCCCAGTTCAGTAGCTTGTACTGCATCTACTGGTGTGAGGAGAGGTTTGAAACCTGCTATACTCCGCAGTGCTGCGGTACACTGTGGTGCAAACCTCTCCACCTTGACGCTGTTCCTCAAAGCTTCACACACAACAGCGCGTTTGTATGTGTTCGAGACCTCGCTACTGTGACGGATGCCCTCGCGTCCCCGTCTCACAGGACGGACCCAAGAGGCCATCCTCACATCCCTAATAATGAGGAAATAAGAGCAAGAAGACGACCGGGGCGATTCCACTGTGACACATGACCCAAGGTGTGTCGTGTCAGGTCCTTGCGTAAGCagaaggagaaagggagacaagGGGGTGGAAAGGACAAGTGGACAGGGTAATGGAGatttgagggggagggggaggaggaggaggagggaactgATATTTAAGTCACAGGGGTGTTCTCCTCTCGTCCGTCTTCCTCTCATTGTCCCTCGACAGCAGACAAAAGGATCGCGCCCTCCCCGGTCAGGTAAGGCGGAGCCGTGCCCATGCTTTCTCCCAGCAGGTGGGAAGGAGCTCTACCTGTTGCCACAGGCCCTGCAGGGTCCCCTACCCTGGACATAAGAAGCATCTCAGCCGTCAGCCTGGGAACCATCCTCCTTGTCCTTGGCGTTGTTGGTCTATCCATGCGAACACCTTCCCTGGCTGCACGCAAATACGTGTTaactttttcaaatgaaattattcTGTGAGCGTGAAGGTTACGAGgaagaataaattattttcattgattttagaAGATTTTTAACTTTGtgtagaaaatgtgttttggccTTTTTGGCTCCTTGCCTCGAATCTCAAAGAGGAAAATGGCTGTTATGACCAGCGTGTGATTATAGAGGGTAATTACCCTgatgacaataaaaatgccaCACTCACAAAGTGCTGTAAATggcataaaatttaataaacattttgcagtCAGCATCAGCATTTATAGGGAAAACAGTGGCAGTGGATTCCTATCCATTTCTTCTTGATGTCCTGCAATATTGTGAAGCTTCTGCTGTGACATTTCCTGCTCCTTTTTGATCCAGTCCCTCTGTCTTTGAACATTTTATGTGCACTTCTGATATAATtgttaatgtactgtatatttttttttacttttgttctAGTATGAttacctgtcatttttttcctgttatttctgttatttatttgttgttattcattatttgtcatttttgttagTACAACTGTactttgctgttttgtgttATGTTGAGTTGATTTATATGAATTTCCCTACAGGGATTAATTTATgataccctaccctaccctaccctactctaccctatcctatcctatcctatccatcccatcccatcccatctgATCCTACCCTACCATACCCTACCGTACCCTACCATACCTTACTCTTCcttatcctatcctatcctttGTTTGACTGTGTCACCAATACTTTTTTATTACATTCTATTCAGAACCCAGCAATGGTGTCTGTCATAGGTTTCGGAgtaatttaatggaaaaactgTGATGTTTTTCACTCAATGCATTCATTGTGGGGGAAatggtagtgcagcgggtttggccggggcctgctctgtggtgggtctggggttcgagtcctgcttggggtgccttgtggtggactggtgtaccctccccctccagccttgtgccctgtgttgccgggttaggctccagttcactgtgaccccgcttgggacaagcggttgtagacattgtgtatgtgtgtgttcattgtaGTCAGTCATCTGTGTGAGTTTCTCACAGCTATGTGTTATCAATGAAGCTGTGTTAGCTCTT
This genomic interval from Scleropages formosus chromosome 23, fSclFor1.1, whole genome shotgun sequence contains the following:
- the LOC108942526 gene encoding protein S100-A9-like; translated protein: MESAISTIVKVYMKSSKGKGSLGDKDFQKLVKSQLSNIMMGTENSEAIKEMRKGLDANQDNKVSFEEFMQLMGYLANALSQQRTLGKEAVQEEEQEAAP